Sequence from the Osmia bicornis bicornis chromosome 13, iOsmBic2.1, whole genome shotgun sequence genome:
TTCCACCCATGGTTTCTCTAGTTGCAATTTTCTTAGAACGGCATTGCTTCTGCGGCTCTTCGTGCTTCCTAAAAATAGCAATGGAACAGATTACTTGTAATTATAAATCTATAAATATCcgaaatatttgtttttttatacATTGTTACCTGCCCTAACCTCTTCATTTAACACgtgtataaatgaaaatataaaccTTACAATAAGTACACACTTTTGTCACACAACAAAATATGCTTTGTTTATTTGGAAATTCACATAAAAGTATatgaaagataattaaaattattcataaaatgtCAGATAATACGTCAACTTAAATATGGCGGCACAAATTCAAAACAGTTACACCAGTTATACATTTGAAAGTGAAACTATCATACTATCATCCTTTGTTTTTTTAACTTATATAAATGAACAAAGAAAACACTACAAAtctataaaatttctatttttctaattaataaatgttaagAGAAAAAGATACTTTGCAATAGAGTTAATATAAGATGTAACgccattaatatttattttatggatactttatgaaataaaagtagGGATAACTGACAACTAAACGACGCCCTGAATCTaggtttaattaattacagaaGTTTTCCTACCTCACGTATAATATTATAGCAATAAAGCACACggtaaaaattaaagaaaccATCATGCtaggataattaaaaaatattctagaatttaTGTCTGCCAGGTTTGTATATATACTAATAAATCGTCTCTCCCAAAACCTGCGTAGTTGAACCGTTACTCCGAACAGAATATGAGTAATTGCATCCATTTTAAATTACGCatggatttttaaaaatttgaaagaaatgtACGATGATAgcaataatacaattaaagATGCTTTCCAAGAACCTCGGAAGAAATTTTGGCTGGTGAGTTTTTACGTACtatcattaataaaaataattcgttATTAACCTTGGCTATTATTTCGTCCGACAATTACGTTtgactaacaataagaatatcaaatatttatcaactgtttttttaatttcatgtatTAAACAACTCGTAGTATGTAatctattattttcctttttatattcgtctattatttttatatacattttattaaaacgttATAAGGTCTATTTATTAATCTTGTTCTTGTTATATTTGAAATTAGCGATCAAGAAAACGTCCGAAAAGTGATGCTATCAGTGTTAGTTCAATGGACATATCTATTGAATCAGAAAtggggaaaaagaaaaagcgaaGGAGAATTACAGAAGTGGCCAGCagcattttttcttcttcttctactatAAGTACCAAACAAGGAAGTACTCTTCACAGATCTTTTACAATTCAACCAAACACAACAGATTTGTCATTTGTAGATAATGAAACAGACACAGGAacattaaaaagaaagtatgaaaaaaatattttcaatcatttttatttttttttataaacttcaaagtatttattatttaaaatatgttttgTAATTTGTAGGCATAAAGAAGACATTGAATGTACTAACAACTTTACTCTTAGGAGTTGGGTACTTGATATAGCCAAAACTAGTACCAAagataaatctaattattctTTAAGTCGAAAAGATGTTAAAAAACAAGAAGCAATTTATGAATTATATTGTGGAGAAAATGTATTCATTAATGATTTGTGCATTCTTAAAGAGTATTATTATGAACCACTGGTATCTACTGGTATTTTTACTTCTGATGAGTTAGTAACACTTTTTAATGACATAACACATCTTATTGAAATACATAGTAGATTAAGGGATGAATTGATTGATCTGAGAGATCAGTATGGATATACAGATGCTGTTGGATCCACATTATTAAATTGGGTTAGTTACtatggaatattaatattaaatacttcAAACAATTTTTGAACCTATATagatttatcattttcatagATTCCAACATTAATAAAACCATACTTGGAAAGATGCAGAACACAAATATGGGCAAAACACTTACTGGATGAAAAAAGGTTGACAAACAAACGTTTTCAGTCTTTCCTTAAAAAACGTTTAGAATCTCCCCAT
This genomic interval carries:
- the LOC114871783 gene encoding rho guanine nucleotide exchange factor 3-like; this translates as MYDDSNNTIKDAFQEPRKKFWLRSRKRPKSDAISVSSMDISIESEMGKKKKRRRITEVASSIFSSSSTISTKQGSTLHRSFTIQPNTTDLSFVDNETDTGTLKRKHKEDIECTNNFTLRSWVLDIAKTSTKDKSNYSLSRKDVKKQEAIYELYCGENVFINDLCILKEYYYEPLVSTGIFTSDELVTLFNDITHLIEIHSRLRDELIDLRDQYGYTDAVGSTLLNWIPTLIKPYLERCRTQIWAKHLLDEKRLTNKRFQSFLKKRLESPHSVDLWTYIDVPRSRIVKYPLLIKEILRHTVATHVDQACLKEAYNMLSNLLKDIDKTMGNAECKLAQSKINVKSDYDPTKCIENATQLITQGQLKDARGMKYQCFLFDTGFAITRGTRSVSKKYNLFFPIISKEQICISTDEKSIINFGFKIGNHILMTEDVHGKRHWIDSFNKVNHNNIHSLENVLDTSEKENQQILSPSKTNHTTRLSTSKMNDSHFSLTLKKGFLKQKRNSIGYI